From the genome of Nitrososphaera sp., one region includes:
- a CDS encoding winged helix-turn-helix domain-containing protein, producing MKNRSRYEVIAAILKAASKEETRTKIMYKAMLSNDQCKLYLDSLMRSGLMQEVANGEKTVYRVTQKGNKFLSYYDQMKELLPVGIEENLAGEYFHHVSS from the coding sequence ATGAAGAATCGCAGCCGCTACGAGGTTATAGCAGCAATTTTAAAGGCAGCCAGTAAGGAAGAAACGCGAACCAAAATAATGTACAAGGCCATGCTTAGCAACGACCAGTGTAAGCTTTATCTCGACTCGTTGATGCGCAGCGGCTTGATGCAAGAGGTAGCAAATGGCGAGAAGACGGTGTACAGGGTCACGCAGAAAGGAAACAAGTTCCTGTCTTATTATGACCAGATGAAAGAGCTTCTGCCTGTGGGTATCGAGGAGAACCTGGCAGGCGAATACTTTCATCATGTAAGCAGCTAG
- a CDS encoding D-aminoacyl-tRNA deacylase: MAFRRKSGFVLAASNTDPAGITLGQSLISEGRFELAEETAGSGKIFTSGLYDNAILYTSNKSVLFMDDLDELFPLAEAFLFLSKHKSDSAIPTLTCHSVGNFSDNPYGGKPRELGIAFPSMQKKYMQTIFNGRSKVPGYDIVIEATHHGPTSLKKPAIFIELGSSEPQWVDAKAADYVCSSLLGCIGEKSQSCGRVAIGFGGTHYPSKFNKLLLESDIGLAAVASKHNLESIDEDMVAQMIERSSEQVTHALVDSKGLGGQKDRILAMLKNSGLEQISA; the protein is encoded by the coding sequence TTGGCCTTCAGAAGGAAATCCGGCTTCGTCTTGGCGGCTTCGAATACGGATCCTGCCGGCATTACGCTTGGGCAGAGCCTGATATCGGAGGGACGGTTCGAGCTCGCCGAGGAAACGGCCGGCTCTGGCAAGATTTTCACATCGGGACTCTATGATAACGCGATACTTTACACTTCCAACAAGAGCGTTCTGTTCATGGATGATCTTGATGAGTTGTTTCCCTTGGCCGAAGCATTCCTGTTTTTGTCCAAGCACAAGTCTGACAGCGCCATCCCGACGCTTACCTGCCACAGCGTTGGAAATTTTTCCGACAATCCGTACGGGGGAAAACCCAGGGAACTGGGGATTGCGTTTCCAAGCATGCAAAAAAAATACATGCAGACGATCTTTAATGGAAGGTCGAAGGTGCCCGGCTATGACATTGTGATAGAGGCTACGCACCACGGGCCGACCTCGCTCAAAAAGCCTGCCATATTTATCGAGCTTGGCTCGTCCGAGCCCCAGTGGGTAGACGCAAAAGCCGCCGACTACGTCTGCTCGTCGCTTCTTGGTTGTATTGGTGAAAAGTCCCAAAGTTGCGGCAGAGTCGCGATAGGGTTCGGAGGGACGCATTATCCGTCAAAATTCAACAAGCTGCTTCTCGAAAGCGACATAGGGCTTGCCGCGGTGGCTTCAAAGCACAACCTGGAATCAATAGACGAGGACATGGTGGCACAGATGATAGAGCGGAGCTCCGAGCAGGTGACTCATGCTCTGGTTGACTCAAAGGGGTTAGGTGGCCAGAAGGACAGGATACTCGCCATGCTAAAGAATTCCGGCCTTGAGCAGATTAGCGCCTAG
- a CDS encoding 50S ribosomal protein L19e, with translation MVVNIRKKRELVARILGVGANRVRFEPDKLDDVADSITRENIRSLIDNGSIWTVKPKGTSRRRAEDKREAGRIRGKGPGSKKGRKTARVGKKSVYVKRVRSMRYHLKVMKDRNDISRDVYWQIYKKVNGGQVRTLAHLRELVKQATTR, from the coding sequence ATGGTCGTAAACATTCGGAAGAAAAGAGAGCTGGTCGCCAGGATTCTTGGTGTCGGCGCCAATAGGGTACGGTTTGAGCCCGACAAACTTGACGACGTGGCCGACTCGATCACCCGCGAGAACATCCGCTCGCTCATTGACAACGGCTCCATTTGGACAGTAAAGCCAAAAGGCACGTCAAGGCGGCGGGCAGAAGACAAGCGCGAGGCAGGAAGGATTCGCGGAAAGGGACCGGGTTCGAAAAAGGGTCGAAAGACTGCGCGTGTCGGCAAAAAGTCGGTTTACGTCAAGAGAGTAAGGTCAATGCGCTACCACCTGAAAGTAATGAAGGATCGCAACGACATCAGCCGGGATGTATATTGGCAGATTTACAAGAAGGTAAACGGCGGTCAGGTGAGGACGCTGGCACACCTTCGAGAACTGGTAAAACAGGCAACAACCCGCTAG
- a CDS encoding 50S ribosomal protein L32e: MVINEELLAARKKVSSRRPRFVRQESWRYDRLAENWRKPKGKDNKMRKQKAGVPRLVKVGYRGPRVSRGLHPSGYTDNLVYNTNGLSLLDPKKDAVRIAGTVGRRKRVDILAKAKEMGLKVLNPGRAAVAKATEAASSDSGEVKSKEMKEQET, from the coding sequence ATGGTGATTAACGAAGAATTACTTGCTGCGAGGAAAAAAGTCTCCTCGAGGCGGCCCCGGTTTGTAAGGCAGGAAAGCTGGAGATACGACAGGCTGGCTGAGAACTGGAGGAAGCCCAAGGGCAAGGATAACAAGATGCGAAAGCAGAAGGCTGGGGTTCCAAGACTCGTCAAAGTGGGCTACAGAGGTCCACGCGTCTCTAGAGGACTTCATCCCTCCGGTTATACCGATAACCTCGTTTACAACACTAACGGTTTGAGCCTCCTGGATCCGAAAAAGGATGCCGTGCGGATTGCTGGGACCGTCGGACGGAGAAAGCGAGTCGACATACTGGCCAAGGCGAAGGAAATGGGCCTCAAGGTCCTGAACCCGGGAAGGGCAGCTGTCGCAAAGGCAACAGAGGCGGCATCTAGCGATAGCGGTGAAGTCAAGAGTAAAGAAATGAAGGAGCAGGAAACCTAA
- the gvpD gene encoding gas vesicle protein GvpD P-loop domain-containing protein: MAEESVDYFSFMPDELVKFIKRDTYSLLIKGLAGTGKTTLSLTILRALERQSKFFYISTRTSPKQLFQYYPWLDSFVNTTSLPAEDSAEHSTAVPASFEDARLDEPESLFERITNQLMDIKSPVIIIDSWDAIASFMDKEARLNNERVLQTWRERAGAKLVFISEHPSDTTLDFLVDGIVELKQVHHDGARLRELTLLKMRGVRINRPSYFYTLEGTMFRCISPFVPLAFLPKEAEKTRQKPKAVSPQLNGPTKASHPSANIPTSYPGLDEAIGTGFPLAGVVLVELRQHVTTRAALEFLGRPISGYLQRGNPVLVDPFDSMDPVLAYRFLSQFIPAEPDKRKTKNALRVFAAAGRPEAKDPPDYIMTGSKSKGSEYIDAVEKLSRAFGDRPLFAIAGGQSLLEEIGMGAAGATLPRQLTSRIRSNKHLLLAVVRTSDSRALDHFSEISDIHLRLNMVNGTLILQTIVPSSSVFAMVFTPPQNDLVLQQIV; the protein is encoded by the coding sequence ATGGCTGAAGAGTCTGTGGACTATTTTTCATTCATGCCAGACGAGCTTGTCAAGTTTATTAAGAGAGACACATACTCTCTTCTTATCAAGGGCCTCGCAGGCACGGGAAAAACAACACTGTCACTGACAATCCTCCGCGCGCTTGAGAGGCAAAGCAAGTTCTTTTATATTTCGACCAGGACATCGCCAAAGCAGCTCTTTCAGTATTATCCGTGGCTGGATTCGTTTGTGAACACGACTTCGTTGCCGGCAGAAGACTCAGCCGAGCATTCCACTGCCGTCCCCGCAAGCTTTGAAGACGCCCGACTCGACGAGCCTGAATCGCTCTTTGAGCGCATTACAAACCAGTTGATGGACATCAAGTCACCCGTGATTATTATCGACAGCTGGGATGCCATTGCCTCCTTCATGGATAAGGAGGCTCGCCTGAACAACGAACGCGTCCTCCAGACCTGGCGGGAAAGGGCTGGCGCGAAACTGGTCTTTATCAGCGAGCACCCAAGCGATACAACCCTCGACTTTCTGGTTGACGGGATTGTTGAACTAAAACAGGTGCATCACGATGGTGCGAGGCTCAGAGAGCTGACCTTGCTCAAGATGAGGGGCGTGAGGATAAACAGGCCGTCATATTTTTACACGCTCGAGGGCACAATGTTTCGTTGCATTTCTCCTTTTGTTCCGCTGGCATTCCTTCCCAAGGAAGCAGAAAAGACTAGACAAAAACCAAAGGCCGTTTCGCCGCAATTAAATGGCCCGACAAAAGCATCGCATCCCTCCGCAAACATACCGACATCCTACCCGGGCCTTGATGAAGCAATCGGAACCGGGTTCCCCCTTGCTGGAGTAGTGCTTGTTGAACTGCGCCAGCATGTGACAACGCGGGCAGCTCTCGAGTTTCTGGGCAGGCCAATCTCGGGTTATCTGCAAAGGGGCAATCCCGTCCTCGTCGATCCTTTTGACTCGATGGATCCAGTACTTGCATACAGGTTTCTGAGCCAATTCATACCCGCGGAGCCAGACAAGAGAAAGACCAAAAACGCACTTCGCGTGTTCGCCGCTGCCGGCCGGCCCGAAGCCAAGGACCCGCCCGATTACATCATGACCGGAAGCAAGTCGAAAGGGTCGGAGTACATTGATGCTGTCGAGAAGCTCAGCAGGGCTTTTGGCGACCGCCCACTGTTTGCTATCGCAGGCGGACAGTCGCTCCTGGAAGAAATCGGTATGGGCGCCGCCGGTGCCACTCTACCACGACAACTCACCTCTCGCATACGGTCGAACAAACATCTGCTTCTGGCAGTGGTTCGCACTTCCGACTCGCGAGCTCTTGATCACTTTTCTGAAATCTCCGACATTCATCTGCGATTGAACATGGTCAACGGAACCCTGATTCTTCAGACGATTGTCCCATCTTCTTCAGTCTTTGCAATGGTGTTTACGCCGCCGCAAAACGATCTCGTGCTACAGCAGATAGTCTAG
- a CDS encoding winged helix-turn-helix domain-containing protein — protein MPLNSAGWSNRGWLEIIEFILLMCEGGARKTHVMYRCNLNSKQINQYLQFLLDSKMLEVTRERPNSKRYIYKTTELGKKFIAHYKELADLFSKPPPASLT, from the coding sequence TTGCCATTAAATTCTGCCGGATGGAGCAACCGAGGGTGGCTTGAGATCATTGAGTTTATCCTTTTGATGTGTGAAGGGGGAGCCAGAAAGACCCATGTCATGTACAGGTGCAACCTGAATTCAAAACAAATCAACCAGTATCTGCAGTTTCTGCTCGACTCAAAAATGCTGGAAGTGACTCGAGAGCGACCAAATTCGAAAAGATACATATACAAAACAACCGAGCTCGGAAAGAAGTTCATCGCGCATTACAAGGAGCTTGCAGACCTTTTCAGCAAGCCTCCGCCCGCATCCCTCACTTGA
- a CDS encoding PIG-L deacetylase family protein has translation MNILAIGAHPDDIELGCGGLLIKAARQGHDVYMYTLTRGAVSGDPAQRSKELMQSAKFIGAKALWIDNFDDTRLTAGTELINHIEFFINKADPDIIITHSLGDVHHDHKAVASSTIEAGRFIPNIMSYEIPLTKEFKPQVFYDISDVVDEKVELIKIFWSQQSKLYLKANAIKGLAEYRALQSRLNTSINYVEAFEVLKLCFGKEFKLWKVPSERIPKNEGAGTRPNEIIEFV, from the coding sequence GTGAACATTCTAGCAATTGGCGCACACCCGGATGACATCGAACTTGGTTGCGGCGGGCTTTTGATCAAGGCAGCTCGGCAAGGCCATGATGTGTACATGTACACGCTTACCAGGGGAGCAGTCTCGGGAGACCCGGCCCAGCGCTCGAAGGAACTCATGCAATCTGCCAAGTTCATCGGAGCAAAGGCCCTATGGATCGACAATTTTGACGACACGCGGCTGACTGCAGGAACAGAGCTGATAAACCACATCGAATTTTTCATAAACAAGGCTGATCCGGACATAATCATAACCCATTCGCTTGGAGATGTTCACCATGATCACAAGGCTGTCGCGTCCTCGACCATTGAGGCTGGCAGGTTTATCCCAAACATAATGTCATATGAAATTCCGCTGACCAAGGAATTCAAGCCGCAGGTATTCTACGATATTTCAGACGTCGTCGACGAAAAGGTCGAGCTTATCAAGATATTCTGGTCCCAGCAGAGCAAGCTGTATCTGAAGGCCAATGCGATAAAGGGTCTGGCAGAATACAGGGCACTGCAGAGCAGGCTGAATACTTCCATAAACTACGTCGAAGCTTTCGAGGTGCTAAAGCTTTGCTTTGGGAAGGAATTCAAGCTGTGGAAGGTTCCGAGCGAAAGAATTCCCAAGAACGAAGGGGCAGGCACCAGGCCCAACGAGATAATCGAGTTCGTCTAA
- a CDS encoding MGMT family protein, producing the protein MSKPAANRTLEAQKIYALLAQIPEGSVTTYGDLAKAAGCPGGARAVGRILNANPNLVIVPCHRVVKSDGSIGGYAGGIEMKKDLLKKEGVKCSSDRIERFDEIRAVLF; encoded by the coding sequence TTGAGCAAGCCCGCTGCAAATCGAACCTTGGAAGCGCAAAAGATCTATGCTCTCTTGGCACAAATCCCTGAAGGAAGCGTTACCACTTATGGGGACCTTGCAAAAGCTGCTGGCTGCCCCGGTGGCGCCAGGGCGGTGGGCAGAATATTGAACGCAAATCCCAACCTTGTCATTGTTCCATGCCACAGGGTCGTAAAGTCCGATGGAAGCATCGGCGGTTACGCCGGCGGAATTGAAATGAAGAAAGACCTGCTGAAAAAAGAAGGAGTCAAATGCTCGTCGGACCGGATTGAGCGATTTGACGAAATCCGCGCGGTACTTTTCTAG
- a CDS encoding transcription elongation factor Spt5 — MSDKVDDFEEENLEIRDLDSDQAAESEAESEPSGSVASKKGAKLTADRSVQAELAVTSSSPPAGATAQITQDKPASDSRFFAIRTTGGQERIVVNMLQSKMGSKKIGIRSILVLDSFKGYIIVEAADANLAYEALSGIRHVRGQIRGDLPFKDIEGYLIKKPVVAELSIDDTVEIIAGPFKAMRAKITRVDYDKQEATVVLLDSPYQIPVTVDANYLKKVPH, encoded by the coding sequence ATGAGTGATAAGGTTGACGATTTCGAGGAAGAGAATCTCGAAATCAGGGATCTCGATTCCGACCAGGCCGCAGAGTCGGAAGCAGAGTCCGAACCGTCAGGCAGTGTTGCGTCCAAAAAGGGTGCCAAGCTAACAGCCGACCGGTCGGTGCAAGCCGAATTAGCAGTTACTTCCAGCTCGCCTCCGGCAGGGGCTACTGCCCAAATCACTCAGGACAAACCCGCCAGCGACTCAAGGTTCTTTGCCATCAGGACTACGGGCGGACAGGAAAGAATAGTCGTGAACATGCTGCAGAGCAAGATGGGCAGCAAGAAAATAGGAATTCGGTCAATCCTGGTTCTCGACTCCTTCAAGGGATACATTATAGTAGAGGCCGCAGACGCGAACTTGGCTTATGAGGCACTCTCGGGCATTCGCCATGTGAGGGGCCAGATTCGGGGCGACCTTCCATTCAAGGATATTGAAGGTTACCTCATCAAGAAACCAGTGGTTGCGGAGCTTAGCATCGACGACACCGTTGAAATAATTGCAGGTCCGTTCAAGGCCATGAGGGCAAAGATTACGCGCGTGGACTATGACAAGCAGGAAGCGACGGTGGTGCTGCTTGATTCGCCATATCAGATACCTGTAACCGTTGATGCGAACTATCTCAAGAAAGTGCCTCATTGA